A genomic window from Parasteatoda tepidariorum isolate YZ-2023 chromosome 10, CAS_Ptep_4.0, whole genome shotgun sequence includes:
- the LOC107456619 gene encoding HIG1 domain family member 2A, mitochondrial — protein MASNKFPSEADSSEKDRLEWLQTVEDLNEIRRSQGGGMRERMLSKIKENPLVPIGLVATTVALSCGLYAMKSGNKRRSQLMMRARIGAQGFTVAALIMGILVASGTKKT, from the exons atggcttcaaataaatttccaaGTGAAGCTGACTCATCGGAAAAAGATAGACTAGAATGGCTTCAAACTGTGGAAGACCTCAACGAGATTCGAAGAAGTCAAGGTGGTGGGATGAGAGAAAGAATGctatctaaaataaaagaaaatcctcTTGTCCCAATTG GTCTTGTTGCCACTACTGTAGCGCTTTCTTGTGGACTTTATGCCATGAAATCTGGAAATAAAAGGAGGTCACAACTTATGATGAGGGCTCGAATAGGCGCTCAAGGTTTCACTGTTGCTGCTTTGATTATGGGTATCTTAGTAGCGTCAGGAactaagaaaacataa